A window from Streptomonospora salina encodes these proteins:
- a CDS encoding inositol monophosphatase family protein, with translation MSTTPTPDRAGLLSLAVEAAREGGRAAAEGQSGIGVLDTKSSPTDVVTEMDRAVEELIRKRLHAARPGDAVLGEEGGDEGGDTGVRWIVDPIDGTVNYLYGRGEWAVSIAAEVDGEVVAGAVAAPARGDLYTGVLGGGAYCNGEAIRAAPAVPLELALVGTGFGYESGRRARQARVLGSVLPRVRDIRRGGSAAVDLCELAHGRSDAYYERGLNPWDWGAAALIAQEAGARVGGLHGAPPTPDLVIAAVPELFAELHDLLAPLGADTDG, from the coding sequence ATGAGCACCACCCCCACGCCCGACCGCGCCGGGCTGCTGTCCCTGGCCGTGGAGGCCGCCCGGGAGGGAGGGCGCGCCGCCGCGGAGGGCCAGTCCGGGATCGGGGTCCTCGACACCAAGTCTTCGCCCACCGACGTGGTCACCGAGATGGACCGCGCGGTCGAAGAGCTGATCCGCAAGCGCCTGCACGCCGCTCGTCCCGGCGACGCCGTGCTGGGCGAGGAGGGCGGCGACGAGGGCGGCGACACCGGGGTGCGCTGGATCGTCGACCCCATCGACGGCACCGTCAACTACCTCTACGGCCGCGGGGAATGGGCCGTGTCCATCGCCGCCGAGGTCGACGGCGAGGTGGTGGCCGGGGCGGTTGCGGCGCCGGCCCGCGGAGACCTGTACACCGGCGTGCTCGGCGGCGGCGCGTACTGCAACGGCGAGGCGATCCGGGCGGCGCCCGCGGTGCCGCTGGAGCTGGCGCTGGTGGGCACCGGTTTCGGCTACGAGTCGGGCCGCCGCGCTCGGCAGGCCCGGGTGCTGGGCTCGGTGCTGCCGCGGGTGCGCGACATCCGGCGCGGCGGATCGGCGGCCGTGGACCTGTGCGAGCTGGCCCACGGCCGGTCCGACGCCTACTACGAGCGCGGGCTCAACCCGTGGGACTGGGGGGCGGCCGCGCTCATCGCCCAGGAGGCCGGCGCCCGGGTGGGCGGACTGCACGGCGCCCCGCCCACCCCCGATCTGGTCATCGCGGCGGTGCCGGAGCTCTTCGCCGAGCTGCACGACCTGCTCGCGCCGCTGGGCGCCGACACCGACGGCTGA